TCGTAGTAGAACAAATTCTGATATGAAGACTGCATGCTGATCAGATAGTCCTTTGGGGCAGCTAGCTGAAAGCCATAAACTTTCTGTGGATTTTTTGATGAAAGAATTGAAGTTTTCTTGATGTTTCAGATTTGCTACTTTGCTGTTAAACTGTGTTGCAAATTGGCTAGCACGTTAAATACCTTTTCTGATGCTGACTTATGCTACCTTACTGTAGACTGAAGGGGTAGGGTGAATGCTTTACAATGGTTGTAATAATTGGTACTTTGCTATTTGCTGTTGGAAAGTTTgagtgtttcttttctctggtCTATCTTATCTCTATCTGTTCTGTTTATTAGAATTAGTGGAATGCTTTGGGGGAAGGCAAAATTCGCTTCAAAAAAGCTTCTTgaattgccttaccttaggctGCACAGATTGCAGGGCTGACActaaagaagcagctgaagaacaGGAGCTGCACTAGCAGCAGTGTGTTGGATGACTTTAACTGTAATACAGACAGCACTCCAGAGAGGCATTTCTGACAGCCATTTAGGCTGGTGTAAGTTGAACTACCGTGGTCTTCTACATGTGTACCAGTTGCTTGTGTAGTTAAGCAGCAAATTATTTCAAGAAGCTGATCTGGCCTATGACACTTGGCACATGAACGTAACTCTTAGTTGGTTCAGTGCCTGGGCAGCGTTTATGCAGAGAGCTCATGTTGAGCTGCTGCAGTCCAGCCTAATGTAATCTGTAATGAACTCAATACTTGCTTGTATCCAAATGCAGGTTGAGgtgaaactgaaagaaaaactgaacaTAATTTAAGGCAAAAGACAGGTTAATCCTTGAAACTGAGTTGTCTGATGTTAACTTGTTACTGCTACTGTTCAGAAAGGTGTAGGGAAGAGGTTCCTAAGGTATTAACTACTACAGACCCTATTTCAGCTTATTAAACTTGTAATAAATTGTAACCCTTTTTAGCCACCTAACTCTATGTTTGATAACAAAGGTGCTGTTTGAAGATGTGGGCCATCTTGAATTACTGAAATTAGACTAACCTTGCAGTGTGCTCTGGTCctgtaaaatgttttcagaaggtGAGGTAGTagaatttttaaagcagtttatATGCTTATTCTGAGCCTTTTCTTGTCTTACCACTTGCTTTCCATTTGTGTGTCAGCTGAGAAGCATATCCTGAGCTTTCAGGAATAgggagggtgggggggagaTGATGACATGGGATGGACATACATGGGCAACAAAACCTCCCAAACAAACCAGACTACTGTCTCAAAGTCCACCAAAACAGATGAAGAGAATTGTGGGCTTGCTTcaaaagaagggaggagatgCAGACAAGGGAACTTGCAGAAAACTGGTGTTCTGAGACCTTTTGCAaggaaatcaaattattttgttttttttctggatagtGAGCTACTTTACCTAATTCctgcaaattaaaaatgctgCTAGGCTAGTTCTTACCCAAACTTCATGTACTATTGTGAAATGCTTAGATTTACCAGTGTTGCGAGTTCAGACTCTTTCCGCACAACCCTCTTGTCCTTCCCAAATCATtccaaacaacagcaaaaagatgTAGTAAATGATTGGCTTAAGCCCAATTTATTTAGAATAGACTGCTGGTAAACTGTAGTGAAATGTCTAACTGACTTAGTATTGACTGAGCCTTCTGGCTTAAAGAGTATTTTGATCTAGAAATCTGTCTTTTATTGTTTCAGACACTTTTATTAGTAAATTAATCTGAAGTCAAATGAGACATTTGTGTGTTAAACTTAATGCTAATCTGTTTTGCTTTCCAGGCATCTTTTCTTACAAAGAAGCTGAATATTGGTGGGAAAAGAGTAAACCTTGCAATATGGGTATGTTcactttcctgctttttctcccctacctaaatattttcctgaaaaattacTTAGGTTTACTAGAACTCAAATGTTAGGCACtttttaataaagtaaaatttCCAAGTATTTAGAGTTTCTTCAGGTATTGTCTATTTTGTCTTAAATGCTaccaagtttattttaaatgcaggaTACAGCTGGTCAAGAAAGATTTCATGCACTGGGACCGATCTACTACAGGGATTCTAATGGCGCTATTCTAGTATATGATATAACAGATGAAGACTCTTTTCAAAAGGTACTGGACAGATTTGTACCACTGTGTGATATGTAAAAATGATTGAAAGATTATCTGTGACATGAGTGTGTAAAGTCATATCGAGTCTCCTGTTTACAGCAGTAGCAATATACGTTATTTCTGCAAGTTTAGACCATATAACTGAAGTATACATTTTATCAGTATTCTTTTGAAGGCTGACTTTTACAGTCCATGACAGTTCTAGCAGGGTTATTCAAAGAATATTGGAGAACTAGATGTACAAGTTAACTGTGACAGCCTATAAACGTAAACCAGTACTGTTTTGGTGTTATGCAATACTGATCGCTACTGTATAAACTAAATTACTAAAAGATATTAAGTGACATGACAATAATTTGCTGTAATTTTGACTGCAAACTAAAAATGGCTGAACAAGGGCCATGTGTAGGTATATACTTTATCTATTTTATCTGTAAGTTTCTCTAAACATGTTTATTTGAAGTTTAGAGTAAATGGTTAATGAAGAAAATGGGCCAGTTCAGCAGTGCCTAAGCTAGTAGTataacagataaaaataaacttagCTTTGTTCTTTTTGCAGGTAAAAAACTGGGTTAaggaattaagaaaaatgttggGAAACGAAATCTGTTTATGTATAGTAGGTAAGCCTTAATATGTAATTCTAATAACTGcatcagaaatgtttcttttgattaATAGCATCTTCCTAGTGCTGCTTTGGCAGCTTCTACATGTGAAGGGGTAAAGCTTATGTTAATCTGATGTTTAAAATTCAATTGGAGCTAGAAGTTTCAGTAGCTGACATTAAGGAAAACAAGTTAGTTGAATGCAAGTTGTTTAATGCTATGTCATGTCAGAAGCGTGTGGTACATACACCTGCAGAGTGTAGTTGAAGAAAGAGATACAAACCTCAAATGTGTATCTACCTTCTTCCAAGTACTCGGAGGTCTTTTGTTATTCTGTAGCATAGACTGGATGCTTGTCTGTTTTCATTATGAGTGCTTGGGAGTTGGAAAGAATCTTTAGAGCTTGGATAATTCAGTGCAAACAGAATGCAACAGAAATATCGTGCTTAGGTTTAAAGTTGGGTCTAGTGATTAAAACACTTTCAGGAAGATAGATACATGCATATTCTACAAAAActgcttctgcagcacagaTAAGCTGCtaataaatcaaaagaaaagcagaaggctgAATCAGTGGCTTATAAGGAGGTATTTGACTGTCCTGATCTCTACAGAAGCAGAACTTCATCTTCATTGCCGGTAAATGCTTGAGTGAAAGGGAATTCTTAAGTCAGTGTTGTGCTGCGAATTGAGACCTGTGTAAAAGTCAGTCTATACTTGTATGGCTTGTAAGAAAATGATGGGGTACAATGATTGCATGACTGCTTTCTTTTGTGTAATTTTAGAGTACAAGGACTTAAACGATTAACCTATTTCCAACAGGTAACAAAATAgacttggaaaaagaaagacatgtTTCAGTGCAAGAAGCAGAAACGTAAGTCACACCAGTTATTAATAGAAGGAGTCACTGCAAAATTATGCTTGAGTACTGGACTTGTGATGCTGTTAACAACTGGCAGGAATAAACCAGCAGTGCCTAGCTGGCTGCTATGTTAAGTGTTCTGTTAGTATCTGAGTCCTGGAATGTCCGTAGTGACCCAAGTGTAACTTGCGAGTTGTACATGATTGAAATCAACATTTGCAGTGTAAATGCATTTGTATATgtgaaattttctttatttcatttaatgtttttcatCAGTTTTAACCACATCGTTCTGTTTTTACATTAAATCAGCATGTGTGGATTAACTCTGAACTCAGAATAAAGCCTTTTGTGATCATCTTTTTGCTTCATGTGAAGTGGCTTAGGAAGATTGAGTCCTTTGGTACAATGAAGTTCTGTTTCTGCATTCCTCCAGGTATGCTGAATCTGTTGGAGCGAAACATTATCATACTTCAGCTAAACAGAACAAAGGAATTGAAGAACTGTTTCTTGACCTTTGTAAAAGTAGGTATTTAATTTGTTGAAGAGCTTATTCACAAAATGCTCAAAGCTTCACAATGTTTAAAACTGTGGAGAAAAGCCTTGTGAATCGTCTTCGTACAAGTCTACTTCAGGCCACTTCTGTACTGTAACCGCTGTAGAAGCTTGATGTATGGGTGCTTATGATATTGCAAATTCATGCTGTGCttcaaaaatgtctttgttCGTTGGAGCACCCACTGCTCTTTGACTTGGTATGCGTAAACAGTGATCTCAAATCAGACTGTGTGACTAGTGTCAATATTGCCCACTTCAAACCCTCTATTTTAACctcttttaaaagctttcttaaaTTATGTCAATTGCAAATCATAAACTTGAAGTTGTAATGATGCAACCTGTATAAAGCAGCCTAAGCAAATGGTAAATATCACAAAAGGTAGGATAAAAATGTAACACAGAGGAGTTGTCCAATCATTGTGTTTTTGTATAAGAATTAAAGCAAAACCTTACCTGCATATTTGAAGAGTAGGTTGGAGGGGTTTTTGGTGTGTGGGGTGGTATGTGTAGCGTGTGgagtttcttggttttttttttaacacaatgTAATGTGGGCAAATCAAGCTTTTGAAGTCACTGACTATAGAACATTCAAGGTCTCCCATAGTAAACAGGAGCTACTGGATATTTACTGCTTTAGGAAGAAGATTTAAGTATGTTCTTGCACCTATGGCATGTGTTACCTGAGTACTTACCTGCGCATAATGTATAGGAGAACCAGTCTTGCTGAACTTGGTCTCTGTGCATATAACTCATATAGATTATGGTCTCAAAGTTTTGTGTAAAAATGTACTGGAATGTCATCTAATAGCTTTCTTCCTTTACAGGAATGATAGAAACTGCTCAAGTGGATGAAAGAGCAAGAGGCAATGGTTCCAGTCAGTCAGGAACAGCAAGGCGAGGTGTACAGATCATTGATGATGAGCCACAAGTACAGAGCAGTGGAGGGTGCTGTTCTTCTGGATAATGAAAAAACTGTGCATCACTGCCCTCTCAGTATGAAGACTGCCATATTCCAAGTCACACATTCTTTACCAATGGAGTAATAGAATtaacagtatttaaaaataatcacatgTAACACTGCAGAGACCTTAAGTGCTAAACTAGTGGCATCTGTGACCAGAGAATTGGCATTTTCTACAGTGGTTAACAAAGCAATTACCAATGGcctttttacatatttttctttaatgaggAACAATATGCATGTAGAAAAGACCTACTTAAAGGCTtcatttatattcttttaaatcAGATCTTTATTTAATAACTTATATACATTGTTGTTGGAATGGTATACATTTTTGCAGCTCATTGTATTTTGTCGTAGATTGAATTGTATCACTTAAAatgcaaattgattttttttttttttaagttagcaGATATCTGAAGTAATATTTTTGCAGGGCCTCCAGAAGCCTGTAACTGTCAACTACTTTGATATATTCTGTTCATCCTGTATGCCAAGCTGGTAAAGTACATTGTAAAttacatattaaatattttatctgcttttacAATTGCAGGTGCAGAAATATGTACATCAGTCTTGTCAGTGATTGTGAAGTGAATAAGTCAGTGAAAGATGCAAGCTTTTCATGTGTACTGTTGCTGTTCTCAGGTAGGCGAAATAGAATGAGCTTTTTCGGTACATTCATAgctacaggatttttttaaagccttttctgGCAAGCAGCAGTATTTAGAATATTCCCTTAGTGGGAAGAGGATGTTTTCCTAGACTGCCGTTTAACATTGAGGTGTTTGACTCCCAGCTAAAACAGTTGGTGCATGCATATATCTTGCCTCTGCAGTTAATTCGGCATCTCAGAATATGCCTGGACAGCCAAAATAACTTTAACCCTCATCTGGTAGCCGGTAAATCAGATACATGGGAAGCTCTTAAGCTGCAGTAATATTTGTGTCCCAAGACAGCGTTACAAACTGTTAATGAGCATTTCCCCCCTGCCATGTTGGAGGGCTTGAGTGGACAGAAGATTTGGCGTTAACTAGAGTTGCTTCTGATTTGGAGTGGATAAATGGAAGTTATGAAACTTGCCAGATGTAATTGTAACTTTGTGGATACTAGACAGAACTGAACTTACTCCTGACTTGCTCTTTCTCTTGTAAAGCATTTTGAAGCCCACTTAAGTTTTTGGATGAGGGTTTTCAGAAAAAGTGTATAAAATACTATCACAAAGGAACACAGATGGTGGTAGCAGAAtcttcaaaatgttttgtgCTCTGACTTTTTTACTGAAGTTGTCATGCTTGGAAAACCAGTAAAGGTGATGTCTATGACAATATAATATTCCTTGGCCTTCCTTTTTCTGAAGTGTAGAATTAGTGTTGCATATAAAAGCATTGAATGGGGTGGGTATGTTCAGATGCACCAAAGGAGTAGTAGTAACTTATCAGTCTGTGTAAGACAAGTGTGTTGTCTtggatctcttttttttttttctctgaaataataGATGGCTTTGATACAGATGGGTccttgtgcatttttttccccagacttTCTGCTTGAAGTGTTGTGTAGATACTTAATTTAACATTGCTGTGCTCTCCTGACACGATTGTATACATGATGAACAAGGGTCATCTGTTGATGCTAGTGAAGATAGTTTCTTAACTGCACAGGCCTTTGGTGTGAATATAAAATTAATGATAAAGTGTGTATGTGTAGCAACACTAAGTTAACGTTCTCATGCTACGTGTAACTTAACAGTGAACCTTGCCAAAATTAAAAACCATGTCAGTTTAGGTTTAAATCAAACCAAAGGTAAACGTGGTTACCTTCAAATCCATACAGTCAGTCTTGGAAGCAATACAGTATTGACAAGTTGGCAAGACTTTTTGTTCAAGACTGGAATCCCTACATAGTAGCAATTCCAGATTGTTattcaaacttctttttttgcagAGATCGAAAACAACCCAGCCACAACTAAACTTAGAGTCACAAGGGCTTACCTACACCAGCACATCTGGTTTCCCCAGAGCAGAGCTTGCTGTACTTTTTTGGAGTGAACAGATGCAATTCTGGTCTGGAAATTAATACTAGGTGTTTACCTGAGAGTGTGTTATGTTTGACTACTTTGAAGTAGAAGCAGTGTGTAGAATATATCTTTCTGCCTGCAACTACAGagtttttcttcactgctttcTGTGATAGGGGCTTGCTGTGTGACTTCGGTCAATTACGAAACTAACATCTGTGTTGATACTAATTCTTACAAAGCTAAAACTGTTACTACTGAAATCTTAGATGGGAGTAAGGAAGCTTTCACTCTTGTATGATGAAAGAGGTTCTGGTTGCtattagcaaaatatttttttaaagtaaattcttggatgtttcttttcttacttAAGCTACAGCATGATAAATACTCTCTGGAACCTTCCTGCCTAAGCTGCAGTTTGGTTGGACATATATTTATCAACTTTAAAACCTATGTTTAGTAGGGTATCATTATGTTACCTTACAAAAGAAGTCAGGCAAGTTGGTTTTCAAGCATTATGGGTTCTGTAGGCTGATTAACATAAGACCTCAGATACTCATTGTTAGCAGACAAAATGCAGGAAGAAAGCATCTTTGTTAAAGATATGTAGAGTGGTTTTTGCATCAAATATAAAGGAAAGCACAGGCAGCTTTGTCTTTATTTGAGAAGGATATTACTTAAGTTACCTGCTGTTAAGACTGtggctttgttttcagttgtcttgcactttatggaatTTATCTTGATTTGACTGGTTTGTATGTCTTAAGGaaagctttcttttgtttttaggAACTAAAGTTAGCAACAAGTAAGCTATTTTTCATTCCTCTGAGGAGAGTGCAAGAGTACAACTATGTCTGTATTTAGAAAGTACCTCTGTTGTGGAATAGGTAGAGCCAGACACCTGCTACAGCATGTAAGCCAATGTTGAGCACACTTCTTCAGAGTGAATCTTGACAAATAGTACATATAACCGTAATAAAGGTCTAAGTTACTACAAATGCCTTTCTGAAATAACTTTTAAGTTGATCACAGtcttgatgctgctgctgtgaaaacTTGAACTACCCATGAAACTTTATCACTTGCTGAAATGAAATCTAGCAAGCCAGAAGTCCAAACACTTCAATGCACCAGTATGCATATATTGGGAGTTATTTATGGACGTGGTCCTATTGCACTTAGAAGTTAAAAGATCAGATAGAATGTCTTTGTCTGAATCAGTTTAATAAATTCAGATGTGTAGTACTTGGAGGTGAGTGTAACTTGCTGTTAAGATTGGGCATGACTACTTTATCTGGTTTGCAGTGATACAGGATATGGTCCCAAGATCCAATGTCCATATGAACTGTATCAGCTGTATTGAAGCAGTGAAACAATTAAGTGTTGCCTTGATTATATGCTCTAATGTTTACACATACTGGACAGACCTTCTTGCTTACTATCACATAGAAAAGTATCCCTTAGCCCTTGTTTTCTTGCCACTTCAACTGTTCTAGGCGTTCAACCTACAGTTCTTGAAGAACCTAGTAATTCAATCTCTACTTCAGATTCGAAGCCAAATGAGCAAAGCTTTACAGAAAGATATGAGGTTATGGGTAGTGGTTGGAGCTCAAATGGAGTTCTCTAGAAGTGTTGGATGCTGTCAGAATAAGTAGTTTAAAGAAGGTAAGAGGAATGGCCGTCAAATTTGAGGACAGGTGGAGGTCAGGAGTCTCAACTAGCTGAAAGCACTTAAATGGAATGAAAGATAAAGTATGGGAATAAGTTGGAGCCAGCCACCTttgtggagaaagaaaaaagcaattagGAAAAACGTAAGGTGCTGATAGTGGGCTGTGGAGTGAGGTGTGGGGTTAACCATTTATTGGTGGAGTTGCTGCCATGTCTTCTCAGCAATGGTAGCTGCCTAATTCAAGACTTTTCTGAGATGACTTCCTAAGTTGGTTTTCCTTCCTTGAAATAGAAATTTTGCTTCACTAGAGATAATTGACTTTCAGCAGGCTTTCAGACACAATACTAACGTACTTAACTAACGTACTAGGCTGCTGATTTACAAGCTATTTACAGTTGACTGACTTGGTTAATCTTAGTTTGCATTAaagtttaggatttttttcctgtcaggaGATAcatctttcagtgaagattaCTTTTACTGTGGTTGTGGTAAGGAGTTGCACATGAAGAGAGATCCTTGGCCCTAGTTGATGCACAAGCTCAATTAAGACAGCCCCAAAACTAGGTGTCGTGCTGAGCATTGTTGTCATGCTACTCCCTGAGGGGTTTCTACTCAgcatcaggatttttttctctgtttaggaCCAACCCAACAATAATGTATACTCTTCCTTGTTGCTTTTTTTGAGCTGCTTTGAGCAGAATGagacagaaaagctgttttgagAGTTGTGGAGAATCTGGGATATTTGTTGTCTTGACTTGGCTTCAAAAGTGAGAATCTCAAACTATCACCATTTTGACAAAGTTGTTGTTCTGCATATACCACATATTTTTGACTTGGAAACAAGTTTTACTGGAATGTGATTAAAATTATAAACTACTTCCAAACCAAATTTATTTCAAGCTGATctcttttcttaatatttattcCCTCTTCTTGCTTGTTGGCTGCACTGATCCATCCTGTTAATGAGCTACTACTGGGAACTTCCAGTGCTGGAGGTCCACCTGTATGAGAAACAAACATGTTCCCCATTTGCTTCTCTTGCTGTTCTAGGCAGTGATCAGTCCCACAGCAGTAATACCCAGTTCCTCTCAGTTTGAGAACATTGTTTCTTCACAAGATGAGCTGTTCTTATTTCTTGATGTCATTTTGTTTTTAGTAGGTGTAGTCTCACAGATCTCTTGCAAGGGTTTTACTACTTCATTGTAGGTCATCTAGAAGCAATGGCATTTGCAAGTGTTTCAGGCGTTTTCAAGGATGATGAGTAGCAGTATTGAAGAAATCTTCCTCAGTAATTGGTCATATCTTGTCTCCAAACCAGTGAAGAAGAGATTATTGGAAGTCTAACTGTGAGTACTGGCTATCTCTGGTACCTGACTCCTAGTTCTTGGTTATTGGAAGTgacttaaaagaaagcaaaattgagAACATTGGAGAGAGCAAGGACTACTTTCTCATCTCTTGCCAAGTATTTGATATCCTGTGACAGATCCAAACTTATGTAATGCATCTCTCTTTGAACTGTTGAAATTTGAAGAAAGGTCTACAATTGAAGAATTAACCAATACACTATTCAGAAAGGCAAACAATTTGGGACTTGCAAGTGGAAAAGAACTagcaatttctctttttcagaacATGAAACTTCAACTGCCTAATCAGGCTTTTCTTagtggaaagagaagaggaaagcattTGATACCTAAGTCTTTAAGTGCTGTCAGTGCTATTTGATC
This genomic window from Phaenicophaeus curvirostris isolate KB17595 chromosome 1, BPBGC_Pcur_1.0, whole genome shotgun sequence contains:
- the RAB21 gene encoding ras-related protein Rab-21, which encodes MAAGPGAAAGGRSFSFKVVLLGEGCVGKTSLVLRYCENKFNDKHITTLQASFLTKKLNIGGKRVNLAIWDTAGQERFHALGPIYYRDSNGAILVYDITDEDSFQKVKNWVKELRKMLGNEICLCIVGNKIDLEKERHVSVQEAETYAESVGAKHYHTSAKQNKGIEELFLDLCKRMIETAQVDERARGNGSSQSGTARRGVQIIDDEPQVQSSGGCCSSG